A region of the Corynebacterium renale genome:
TTGTACCGGATGTCGTGTTCAAATTCTGCCCAGGCGTGCTGCAGGACGGTGCGAATCTGGACCTCAAAGACTGTTCCTGCAAGGTCGTCTAGGCCATCGGTGCCCTCGGGGATTTCCAGGATCAGGTGGTGGGAACCGTACCCGAAATCACCGGCAATCTGCGTTTGGGCGGTCTTATTTACCGACCGCAGTAACGTGAAGGAGCGGGTAAGAACGTCCACGGCAATCGGGATTTCTGTGGAATGAAACGTGGTCACGCGAACCCCCACGATGTCGTGGATATCGGTCCACGGTTCGGGGTACACATTTTCACCAGAAGGCGTAGTTTTCTTCGCCTTGGCTTTCAACGATTCCCACGTTTTGATCCGTGCGGTCACGCGATCGAAAGTCACACCGGCGTCGCCAAGCAGATCCTCAATTTCGGCTGCGAGCTGAGTAGCCGCATCCGGGTGTTTGCGGATCCACGCGTGGTAGGTGTTTCCCAGGTTAGCAATCACGTTTTCAGACATCGCAGGCAATTGTAGCTGTGCCACCTACCAGGGAGCTGGGATGGGGAATCCATAGGAATACCGCAGGGGACCGGTAAAGGGCGTTTCAGTTATCATGCGCGACCAATCTGCGGTACAGGCCAAAGCTACGGTGTCTCTGCTATCCACCGCTACGAGTGTGTCTAGACGCGGGCAGAAATATCTGACAGGACAGGCTTGCGGGATCCAGTCCTCAGAAGAATGGCCGCAGTCGGGGGTAAGTATCCCGCAGATATGGTGGTGGAGGCGAGACCATGTGCGTGGATGCGTTAACCAGGCTGCAATGTAATTCCCGCGCACTGTCCATTGCATTGCTGTGACATCGCGGGGAAAACCGGGGATGTTATGCGCACCGCGGCTGAGGAACTCAATACCTGCGTGGTTGCGGGCCCGACGTTCTACATTGAGTGCGGCGCGTTCCCATGCTTGGAGTAGGGAATAGCCGTGGACTGCCATGTCTTTGGGGGTGAGCGGTTGGCCGTCGATTCCTATGGCCACGCGGGCTTGGGTAGACAATGCAACGCTCGGTCCTGCGTAATCAGCTGGGACGATAATCGGTTGCCATGAGTGCGCGGAAGCCTGCTCTAGGGTTTCTGCTGTGTGAGTCAGTGAAGTGTGCATGGAAAAACCTCCCGAGGTTCTAGTCTGTGCGTATATAGACGCGCGGACGTGTTCGGGAGGTTCCCTGGTCTCCGAAATTTTTGACCAGGATGGGCGGGAAGACTAGAAGGGTGGTTGTTCCTCTTGTGGTGATGCATCTACGCCGAGCGCGTTGTACAAATCCTCTGCGGACCAGATGGCAATGTCCTGACCTTTTTGTTGGTACTCACGCGCTTTCTTTTCCTTCGAGGTCACAGAGTGCCACGCTCCTGCAACAAGGATGGTGGTTTTCTTAGTCACGTTCTTACCTACGTGGCCGCCAGCTTGCGCAATGAGGTTCCACAATTGGCCTTTATCCCACGGCTCGAAATCGCCTGTCAGCGTCACGTTCTGCCCGTAGAGCAGAGAGGAGGGGTCTGCTTCTTTATTGGCATCGGGCACCGTGTCCGGGGTGGCTACGGCTTGCCACGGAGCCCTACCGCCAGTCGACTTTGATGACCCGGTTTTCCCACGTGCGGACGTGGCGTCTGTTCCACTGCGCGGTCCGTCCTTGACCTCGGAGTAGCTCAGCAATGCCTCCTGTATTTCGGCACCCGGAGCGGTTTCATCTTGCGGAGGGGTGGGATGTTGGGCAATGGTTGTGCGTTGTGTCGCCACACCTGCGCCTGACCGGTCTTTCAGTACTGGGAATACTTTCTTGTTGGCCATGGTTCCCAGCGTGAGGTAGTGGTCGAAGAATAATTCGGCAAATGAACCCGAGAAACGGTCCCTTCGTGCAGCTCCAAGGACAATCTCCGCGCACGCCCGGGCGTCAGCTAGCGCATCGTGATGTTGTTCGAGGTCGTAGCCGAATTCTTTAGCGACTGTGGGTAACTTGTGGTTTTTTACCTGCAGATTCAAACTACGTGCCAGAGCTAAAGAACAGCCGAAATAGGACGGGGGCAGCTGTGCATCGGAGTATTGCGCCGCCCGTGTGAGGGCTGTTGCATCGAACTGGGCATTGTGTGCTACCAAGGGGAGATCGCCAACGAATGATGCTAAGTCCTGAACCGTTTCTGCGAATTGAGGAGCTTCAGCGACGTCTTCAGCCTGAATCCCGTGGATCGCGATATTGGATTTATCAAAGTTGTCGACCGGCTTCGGAGGCTTGCACAGCGTGACGTAAGAATTTTCGCTGACTACGCCATCGAGGACCTTGACTGCTCCTATCTGGCAGATAGAACCCCAGTCAG
Encoded here:
- a CDS encoding GTP pyrophosphokinase; its protein translation is MSENVIANLGNTYHAWIRKHPDAATQLAAEIEDLLGDAGVTFDRVTARIKTWESLKAKAKKTTPSGENVYPEPWTDIHDIVGVRVTTFHSTEIPIAVDVLTRSFTLLRSVNKTAQTQIAGDFGYGSHHLILEIPEGTDGLDDLAGTVFEVQIRTVLQHAWAEFEHDIRYKRGAEDLDPKIDRAFTLAAGLIELADQQFDQIAALQQPGGTGTSDDVELTPETLPGVLSMLMGTKFAPSRSDSYRWLHQLLELNGITTVKQLREVLTVENLNVVSQAMKYRYQPGQVRIIDDILLYLFGDKHIERTADTGNRPKARADRLPARLQLLQDAGVTSP
- a CDS encoding exonuclease domain-containing protein, with the translated sequence MITAHGAHVNVSAEAIDVHYGALLTALRGTPEAHIAVEDLSAVTLQSPTSAALGHLSVEFSDDSRAPFSIAFAPGQESSAQLCREAIEAALKGEDIPGLGANVAIPGLNFVAVDVETANSDWGSICQIGAVKVLDGVVSENSYVTLCKPPKPVDNFDKSNIAIHGIQAEDVAEAPQFAETVQDLASFVGDLPLVAHNAQFDATALTRAAQYSDAQLPPSYFGCSLALARSLNLQVKNHKLPTVAKEFGYDLEQHHDALADARACAEIVLGAARRDRFSGSFAELFFDHYLTLGTMANKKVFPVLKDRSGAGVATQRTTIAQHPTPPQDETAPGAEIQEALLSYSEVKDGPRSGTDATSARGKTGSSKSTGGRAPWQAVATPDTVPDANKEADPSSLLYGQNVTLTGDFEPWDKGQLWNLIAQAGGHVGKNVTKKTTILVAGAWHSVTSKEKKAREYQQKGQDIAIWSAEDLYNALGVDASPQEEQPPF